GCCCGCTTCTGGCGGCACCGCACCGGCGGGCTGGTACCGGTGCCCAGCGGTGACGAGGTCTTCGACGCCCGCTGGGTGCTGCTGGCCGCCGAGGACGGTGGGGCGGTGCGCCGGCTGGTGGCCGACCCGGCCGTCCGCGGGCTCCTGCTGGGCACCGACGACGGCGACGAGTTCTGGGCCGCCGCCGGGCACCTGGCCGCGATCCGGCCCGACGGCCACCGGCCGGAGCTGCTCGAGCACCACGCCCGGCTGCTCGGTGCCATGGTCTCCGCCCTCGCGGGCGTCGCCTGAGCCCCGGCCCGGCGACCGAGCTCGACGTGGCCACCACCGCCGACGACGCCCCGCCCGGCGACGGGACCCTGACCGGCGAGCCGACCCCCGGACCGGCTCCCTCCCCGGCCGCCGGGCTGCGCGACCTGCTGCCGCTGGTCCGGCCGCACCGCCGTCCGCTGCTGCTGGCCGCCGGGCTGTCGCTGGTGGGCGCCGCCGCGGCCCTGGCGCAGCCGGCGCTCACCGGCCGGGTGATCTCCGCCGTCGGCGCGGGCCGGCCGCTGCTGCCCGCCGTCGCCGCGCTGCTGCTCGTCCTGGTCGCCGGGGCGGTGCTCAACGCGGTGCAGTCCTACCTGCTGCAGCGCACCGGCGAGGGCGTCGTCCTCACCACCCGCCGGACGCTGGCCGACCGGCTGCTGCGGCTCCCGGTGGCCGAGTACGACCGCCGCCGCACCGGCGACCTGATGTCCCGCATCGGCGCCGACACCACGATGCTGCGGGCGACGGTGACCTCCGGCGTGGTCGAGGTGGCGGGCTCGGCGGTCGTCGGCGTCGGCGCGCTGGTGGCCATGGCGCTGGTCGACGTCTGGCTGCTCCTGGTCACCGTCGCCTCCGTCGCGGTGGGGCTGACCGTGGTGGTCAGCACCAGCCGGCGGGTGCGCACGCTGTCCCGCGAGGCGCAGGAGGAGGTCGGCGCCATGACGGCGTCGGTGGAGCGGGCGCTGTCGGCGGTGCGCACCATCCGGGCCAGCGGGGCCACCGCCCGCGAGGTGGCCGGCGTCGGCGAGAGCGCGGCACGGGCGTACCGGGCCGGCGTCTCGGTGGCCCGGGTCGAGGCCCTGGTGCAGCCGGCCGGGTCGATCGCCGTCCAGGGCGCGTTCCTCGCCGTCCTGGGGCTGGGCGGCTACCGGGTGGCCACCGGCTCGATCGCCGTCGCCGACCTGGTCGCGTTCATCCTCTACCTGTTCCTGCTGGTGATGCCCCTCGGCCAGGCGATCGGGGCGTGGACCCAGCTGCAGACCGGGCTGGGTGCCCTGGCCCGCGTGCAGGAGGTCCTGGCGCTCGAGCCCGAGCGCGACGACGCCCCCGAGGTGGGCGGCGCGACGACGGCACCCCGCGTCCCCGCCCCCGGCTCACCCGCCCCGCTGCTCGAGCTCGACGACGTCTCGTTCGCCTATCCCGACGGCACGCAGGTGCTGCGCGGGGTCTCCCTGGCCGTGCCGCCGGGCAGCCGGGTGGCACTGGTGGGCCCCTCGGGCGCCGGCAAGTCCACGGTGCTGGCGCTGGTCGAGGGCTTCTACCCGCTCTCGGGCGGCGTGATCCGGTGGGCCGGCACCGACGTCCGGGAGCTGCCGCGCGCGGCGCTGCGGGCCCGGATCGGCTACGTCGAGCAGGAGGCGCCGGTGCTGGCCGGGACGGTCCGGGAGAACCTGCTGCTGGCCGCCCCGGACGCCGGTGACGACGAGCTGTGGGCGGTGCTGGCCGACGTCGGCCTCACCGGCGTGGTGCAGCGCTCGGCGCGCGGCCTGGACGTGCCGGTCGGCGACGAGGGGGTGCTGCTGTCCGGTGGGGAGCGGCAGCGGCTGGCGATCGCCCGGTCGCTGCTGTCCCGCCCGGCGCTGCTGCTGCTCGACGAGCCGACGGCCAGCCTCGACGCGCGCAACGAGGGGCTGCTGCGCGACACGCTGGCCGCGGCGGCCGCCGACCGGGCGCTGCTGGTCGTCGCCCACCGGCTGTCCACCGTGCTCGACAGCGACCAGATCGTCGTCCTCGACGCCGGCCGCGTGGTCGCCCGTGGCACGCACGCCGAGCTGGTGGGGACCAGCCCGCTCTACCGGGAGCTGGCCACC
This region of Geodermatophilus bullaregiensis genomic DNA includes:
- a CDS encoding ABC transporter ATP-binding protein, which encodes MATTADDAPPGDGTLTGEPTPGPAPSPAAGLRDLLPLVRPHRRPLLLAAGLSLVGAAAALAQPALTGRVISAVGAGRPLLPAVAALLLVLVAGAVLNAVQSYLLQRTGEGVVLTTRRTLADRLLRLPVAEYDRRRTGDLMSRIGADTTMLRATVTSGVVEVAGSAVVGVGALVAMALVDVWLLLVTVASVAVGLTVVVSTSRRVRTLSREAQEEVGAMTASVERALSAVRTIRASGATAREVAGVGESAARAYRAGVSVARVEALVQPAGSIAVQGAFLAVLGLGGYRVATGSIAVADLVAFILYLFLLVMPLGQAIGAWTQLQTGLGALARVQEVLALEPERDDAPEVGGATTAPRVPAPGSPAPLLELDDVSFAYPDGTQVLRGVSLAVPPGSRVALVGPSGAGKSTVLALVEGFYPLSGGVIRWAGTDVRELPRAALRARIGYVEQEAPVLAGTVRENLLLAAPDAGDDELWAVLADVGLTGVVQRSARGLDVPVGDEGVLLSGGERQRLAIARSLLSRPALLLLDEPTASLDARNEGLLRDTLAAAAADRALLVVAHRLSTVLDSDQIVVLDAGRVVARGTHAELVGTSPLYRELATAQLLV